The genomic region gagacacgagggGTGCTGAGAGGGGGGCATTGTTAGGTTCCAAAATACCCCAGGGCTTGAGCCCTAAACTGAACTACCTTACGGCACATATATGAATGCATATAAATATAAGtgtaagtatatataaatattgaaatatttttatgcATCCACATACTTTTTTAGCTCTAAGCATATCACACTCATttactgcacacacatacagatacacatgcactcacatacactcagagAGATGCACATAGGCAGCCTGCCAATCATCCCAATTTCAGCGGAACAGTCACAATTTTAGGGTCTTGGACAGTCATCCCgagtttgttccctggtgtcccgcttTTGGGGATACCAAAAAACTGTCCCCAAAAAGTGTATCACTAAGGGCACTAGGACCTGCATTGTCTGCCCTCAGTGGACTGGCATATGTGATTGGCAGACAGCCTGGTGTGTATTTTTATAAATGCAAACACAAATATAgtcataaacacaaatacacagtgatgtgaagaaaaaaacaaaacatacaaacacacccatgaacagatccacacagacacatacatacgagttcattcaaacacacagacacattaatgCAAGGACACAAAGACAAATTCACAAAGGTACATGCAGAGACTCTAATGCACATAGGCATTCATAGGTAATAAATGGGTAAACATCTGGAATGCGGCACATTAAGCAGAGCATAGCTAGATAAAtgcgcactttaaaaaaaaatctggagtgGGATAGATAGGCCGAGGCGGCTCTTAAGCTGCTCACGGTAGGAGTAGTCCTTTGAAAGGGTGTGCTGCTGGAATCAAACTAGTTATTACCTTACTCCCGTGGGAGAGCTGCAGCCAGGAGGAAACAACCTCAAAGGCAGTTAAAGAGTTACCTACAGCCATGAGGAGCAGTGgtatatcctggttttgtgctgccctaggcacgacaaaactcaggcgcccccgtcCCGCCTGCGCTACCCCCACCCAttccttcccccgccttctaaatacacacacacacattcactgacagatacacatacactatctaacagaaacacacacactaacagacacactcacactaacagacatacatacacacacacacactaacagacatacatacacacacactaacagacacacacacactaacagacacacacactaacagacatacatacacactaacagacatacatacacacacactaacagacacacacacactaacagacacacactaacaaacagacacacacacactaacagacacacacacactaacagacatacacacatacactaacagacatacatacacacacactaacatacatacatacacacacactaacagacacacacacactaacagacacacacacactaacagacacacactaacaaacagacatacacacactaatagacacacacacacactgacagacatacacacacacactaacaggcatacatacacacacagtaacagacatacatacacacacactaacagacacacacactaacagacacacagacacacactaacaaacagacacacacacactaacagacatacacacacactaacagacatacacacacactcactcacatatttaacacatatttgttttttaaatgtaaccccccacccccccagcctctttacctttggaaatgctgggggggaggtCTCTtcctacctggtggtccagtggctgctgggcgggcggctggcgagggagcacttcccctgagctgtctgctcagctccctcgcgcgtcacagagtgagtctgggagccggaataggacatcatattccggctccgcctcccaacctcactctgcggcgcgcaaaggagctgagcagacagctcaggggaagtgctccctcgccagccgcccacccgccAATGCCGCCAgcccgcccagcatgtcagttagccgcaaggctaacaaggcatttgccctgggcatttgagggcggcttttttttgccgccccctggaaaatgccgcccaaggcaaatgccttgtttgcctcacggctaaaacgtccctgatgAGGAAGCCGTGGTTTATTAATCTGAATGAAAGGTGCAATGTTCCCTAGAAATGCCCATAACTGGCAGAAGTAAGTTAATTTGGAGAAAAGGAGGGATTCTGGAGGAAAGACATTTTCTATGCATGTTTTCCAGGCCTGGACTCCTTTTCGTCCTTTGGCTCTGCAAATTACTCCTTCTCTTCAATGTTAGCGTATTACTTCCACTGTATGTCATGAGTATGGTTCTGTACTGTACTGTAGAATACTGGAGTATGCAGGACTCCCATCCTATGACTGGAGTATGCAGGACTCCCATCCTATGACTGGAGTATGCAGGACTCCCATCCTATGACTGGAGTATGCAGGACTCCCATCCTATGACTGGAGTATGCAGGACTCCCATCCTATGCCCAGACAGATTCTACACACCTCCCTAGCCCTAGTCCCTTTTGTGGTGTtgtaaaattgtgtgtttttatgtacctggagataattgagtttggacagttcctaaatcaattatctcTCACAGGTGAGGAGTTTACTGTATGTATGAATTCTGAAGCTTTGCCTGCACTAAACAaatctactcccagcattaagtatcggctaatgtgtggggggaatGCTATACTGGCTATAGCTACTACTATACAGCTACACTCTCTGTAGGAGAGCTTTGACTACTTGAGTTGGATCCAGGACCCTGGTCGAGGGTTGAAAGAGACGgttagaccccagccaagctgcgacGGCTAGGGGCTGAAAGTGCTTATAGTTTCCTGGCGATAGCTAGGAAGCGtgtttggcagaggtacccagtcagggtaccaGGCGGACCGTCATTGTACACAGTTACATATGCAGCTCATTCTTAAATGTACTTAACATGCTCATGTCTATTCAataattgttttatctttttatcctacatcaggcataggcaacttttggcaccccagatgttttggactacacctcccatgatgctttgccagcatcatgagtgtaagagcattatgggggatgtagccacaacatcttgagtgccgaaggttgcctgtccCTGTCCTACATCCTATGTTGCTAAATCTAGATAAagcttttatatgttttatgttctCTACAATTAACAATAACATGCAACATACACAACAATGTTCTCTACAAGCTATTAAATGGTGAAAAAAATTGGGAGCCCACTTACTTAAATATTGTGAATGTCAAAAAACTATCAAGCTTTTGCATTCTCAATAAAATCTTGCGGAAATTAATGAAATAACAAACAATAGAAATGTATATTAGGGTGCAATAATTCACCCACATAAGCCATACATCCTGAGACTGAAAAgcttttttattttggaaaatgtgATCAGCAGGAAAACTGATCCAATGCTTTAGCAGTAAACACTCAACAGGCAAGCTTTGtatcatttgtttttgttttgtttttgcttttttacaGAGTAAGAACATGTGGACACTAAATTAGCTAGGAGTCTGTCTTTAACTATACTACATGCCTGCTGCGTGCTGCACAGATTCATAATGGAAATGGGTGTTAAAAGCAGGAGAGGCTATTCTTTTACACACTAAAAGTCAGAACATAATCATTCGTTGGGTGTAACGATGTTAGCTGTGACTTGTAAGGTCAACGTACCAGTAACAGGCTTAATGGTTCAATTTCAAAATACTTATCGCTTTCGCTTGCACTAGCTAGAGCATTGATCATAGAAAAACAAACTGCCTTAATACCAATAAGGCACACAAAAACATTCCCATCAAAGGTACAATCATCATGAAATATGTTAAATAGTTACATTAAGGGTAAATGGTAGAGTTATGGTAATGGTAAATGGTAAAGTTATGGTAATGGTAAATAGTAGAGTTATGGTAATGGTAAATGGTAGAGGTAAATGGTAGAGTTATGGCAATGGTAAATGGTAGAGGTAAATGGTAGAGTTATGGTAATGGTAAATGGTAGAGTTATGGCAATGGTAAATGGTAGAGGTAAATGGTAGAGTTATGGCAATGGTAAATGGTAGAGTTATGGTAATGGTAAATGGTAGAGGTAAATGGTAGAGTTATGGTAATGGTAAATGGTAGAGTTATGGTAATGGTAAATGGTAGAGGTAAATGGTAGAGTTATGGTAATGGGAAATGGTAGAGGTAAATGGTAGAGTTATGGCAATGGTAAATTGTAGAGTTATAGTAATGGTAAATGGTAGAGTTATGGTAATGGTAAATGGTAGAGGTAAATGGTAGAGTTATGGCAATGGTAAATGGTAGAGTTATGGTAATGGTAAATGGTAGAGGTAAATGGTAGAGTTATGGTAATGGTAAATGGTAGAGTTGTGGTAATGGTAAACAGTAGAGGTAAATGGTAGAGTTATGGTAATGGTAAATGGTAGAGTTATGGGTAATGGTAAAGTTATGGTAGTggagaattgtattttttttttaattgtgtttactTATCCCATATATTAAACATATGTTAATACAATAAAATGGGTGCACAATGTGGGGGTGATTAGGGACTGAtgctcaaacacctaaaaagtggtatcccctacaccacttaaaaatacatagcatacatacataaaaaggtggagctcaatgcagcaaatattctgaaaaacaagataatgcagcaaaatagtgtaacacagtacatgtaaaattttggtttaaaaatatataatggtgtcactcacaagcctggagtcataccgtcatatgactccggtggtatatgcctctggaccattcaaggttgtccaaaccccttctgtGTGAAGTGTTTTCCTCTAAAGTGCTGTAGTTCTTCTTTCCAGTGCTTTGGATTCTTTCTCTCACTTTGTTTGCCGGTTTGAAATAATAGATACACCGGGTCCAGGATAGTGAAtccaataaagtgctttattactttaaaatcaaagagtaaaaaaaaaataaatgaatctgTGCCAGGTAAATACCTGGATAGACTAAGTAGTCCAATATCCAAtcaaacgcgttttggacattggATATTGGACTACTTAGTCTATCCAGGTATTTACCTGGCAcagattcatttatttttttttactctttgattttaaagtaataaagcactttattggaTTCACTATCCTGGACCCGGTGTATCTATTATTTCAAACCGGCAAACAAAGTGAGAGAAAGAATCCAAAGCACTGGAAAGAAGAACTACAGCACTTTAGAGGAAAACACTTCACacagaaggggtttggacaaccttgaatggtccagaggcatataccaccggagtcatatgacggtatgactccaggcttgtgagtgacaccattatatatttttaaaccaaaattttacatgtactgtgttacactattttgctgcattatcttgtttttcagaatatttgctgcattAAACATATGTGTCTGTGAggtctggaaaataaaataaaaaatggaaatcggcactgatttattttatatgtaatgtGTTCTCTGGCGTGCTTGGACTGAACTAGATTGTGATAtaattttctaaatctttattataaattataaacaaaAGGAGCTTCACATGAAAAAAGGGTTAGCACAAGCCataattgtttttaatgttttattcaataggtggttgacagttccactttaaagtAAAGGTCATGATCAGAAATAGAAGCGAAAAGatcaaaatttgtatcttgtatccTAGACTTGGACAAAATCAAAACAAAGTGCATGAAACGTATTGGAAAGTTAACTCTTCTTTTTCTACAATCAATACTTTGCATAGTAAAACATGACCTTTTGGTAACTGAAACCATTGGTAATATCCATTGGAGGTTCCATTTAAAATAATGGTGTAGAGTCTCACAGAGTAAATTATCACTTAGTTGAAAAAACTTCATGCCCCATTtttgggctgttttttttttttttaaatcatcaacAAGTTGCTGCCCAGCTGTATCTTTCAACATCCATCTGGCTGAATTGGATGGGATTTGTCCATGACATTTGTAGAGTGAAGGTCACAGAAACCAATAACATGTTAGCATTTTTCAACAGTAGCCATCTCAGTTCATTCATATTTCCCGTTATCATTACTGTTAATGAGAGATAAAGGTGTGATTTAACATTCAGTGTTTCAGTTTATATTATCCTTGCATTGTTGTAGCTCTTGTAAGTAAATATATTGGCTTGGTGGTTAAGGTGTGGGATTTAAATAACAAATAGTTCTTCTCCAATGTTTGTTTCTCTTTGACGCACGATATTCCCATGTTTTAAAGTTCGTTCTTTAAGAGAGACAGAAGGAAAGCATTTATCCATCCCTGCAATCTATATAGTTACCTTTAATCCAGAAACATATCTGTGCGTACTTGAGAGGTGTGATACGCACAGCTACATTGTAATCTTGCTTGTCACCGTCCTTGTCTACCCACTGGTGCCCAGAAAATATTCCAATGATTTTTCTCTCCCATTTTTGTTTCTGTCTCTTCCACATCCTTACATACACACCAGATCCACTAGCCCCAGGTTGAGCATCACATTGTTGGTACAGTAGGTCATAGGTCTCTTCCTTGACATCACAGAACCGATACACGAGATTGCCTGGTCGATCATTATCATAACCAGAGAAATGAATCCTACCACTTGGAAATTGCCGGCTGGTGGGACTGACACCTATCATCATGAACTTTCTTTTGTGAGGTTTCTTAAGTTCCAACAGGGCATAGTCATAATCCATACCTATGTCATTGGCATTACCCTTGATCCAACCTTTTGGCACATGTGTCCTTTTCACTCGAATCCACTGGAATTTCATCTTATCAGGAATTTTAGAATTTGTCTGGTTTAGTGCCTTATCACCATCTTTATGCTTGGGTTTTAAGAAACCCACCCTTAGCTTCTGTGCTCCTTTGACATAACTCTTACCATCGTGGATGCAGTGAGCTGCTGTTAGGACATGTTTTTCTGCTACCAATGTGCCAGTGCAGCCGGTGGATAATTTCACTGATGTGGAAAAAGGATAATTTAACAAAAAGTCCTTCCCATATATGCTAA from Pelobates fuscus isolate aPelFus1 chromosome 1, aPelFus1.pri, whole genome shotgun sequence harbors:
- the PRSS23 gene encoding serine protease 23, encoding MMLPTRLSALCLLVFVTSEVEPHSPNWKPMWPSYKVPVVLPQSTLSLGKAQFNAEPRLDVASPCGPECHKHYSLPTLEELKEYMSYETLYSNGSHTETEVGIYVLGSSVSSAQSGGKSRTKRQIYGHDSRFSIYGKDFLLNYPFSTSVKLSTGCTGTLVAEKHVLTAAHCIHDGKSYVKGAQKLRVGFLKPKHKDGDKALNQTNSKIPDKMKFQWIRVKRTHVPKGWIKGNANDIGMDYDYALLELKKPHKRKFMMIGVSPTSRQFPSGRIHFSGYDNDRPGNLVYRFCDVKEETYDLLYQQCDAQPGASGSGVYVRMWKRQKQKWERKIIGIFSGHQWVDKDGDKQDYNVAVRITPLKYAQICFWIKGNYIDCRDG